In Corynebacterium aquatimens, one genomic interval encodes:
- a CDS encoding NAD-dependent deacylase, with product MGTPLDQAIELAAGARRVNVFTGAGMSADSGLETYRDAVTGLWENVDPQAMASIDAWRADPEPMFAWYLWRTKLASLAEPNAGHVAISRWSLIDGTSVSVTTQNIDNLHERAGSTDVTHLHGSLFEFRCTSCGQPHRVTIPDQPAESIAPPRCESCGDLVRPGVVWFGEALPEREWERAEMDMVTADLVVIVGTSGVVYPAAGLPMLAHQMGTPIIEVTPAPTELSRLATVTVEGTAAEVLPTILAGLE from the coding sequence ATGGGAACCCCACTGGACCAAGCAATCGAGCTCGCCGCCGGCGCCCGGCGCGTCAACGTTTTCACGGGTGCTGGCATGAGCGCGGACAGCGGACTGGAGACGTACCGCGACGCAGTGACGGGGCTGTGGGAAAACGTTGACCCGCAGGCCATGGCCTCCATCGACGCGTGGCGCGCGGACCCGGAGCCGATGTTCGCGTGGTACCTGTGGCGCACCAAACTCGCGAGCCTCGCGGAGCCAAACGCGGGTCACGTGGCCATTTCGCGCTGGTCGCTTATCGACGGTACCTCTGTCAGCGTAACCACCCAAAACATTGATAACCTGCACGAACGCGCAGGCTCGACGGACGTGACGCACCTCCACGGATCCCTGTTTGAGTTCCGTTGCACCTCGTGCGGTCAGCCTCATCGCGTGACCATCCCCGACCAGCCGGCGGAATCCATTGCGCCGCCGCGGTGTGAGTCCTGCGGGGACCTCGTTCGGCCGGGCGTTGTCTGGTTCGGCGAGGCTCTTCCGGAACGCGAATGGGAACGGGCGGAAATGGACATGGTCACCGCCGACCTCGTGGTCATCGTGGGTACGTCCGGGGTTGTGTACCCGGCGGCTGGGCTGCCGATGCTGGCGCACCAGATGGGCACCCCGATCATTGAGGTCACGCCTGCGCCGACTGAGCTGTCCCGGCTGGCGACGGTCACCGTGGAAGGGACCGCCGCGGAGGTTTTACCTACAATCCTGGCCGGTTTAGAATGA
- a CDS encoding M20/M25/M40 family metallo-hydrolase: protein MSEAQLEDQAVDLLARMVRNGCVNDLTADSGEEVRNAETLEEFFAAEIADGTVTHQRFEPHPGRVTVAFTVKGSDDNAEPLTLLGHTDVVPVDEPKWTRDPFGAEIVDGKMYGRGTMDMLFITAAMAVVTRDVARSATPPRGTLTFVACADEEARGGLGAGWLARNHPEAISWKNCLSETGGSHLPVNDGSDAVIVVVGEKGAGQRRLSVHGDAGHGSAPYGRELTVGKIGEVARRVAAVEPDVVSDDIWEGYVKAFRFDPETEAQLLRGENYEALGGLARYSHAMSHLTIAPTVLQAGGAINVLPSVAKLELDVRPLPGQSQQLIDEGLRAALGDLDVEIEHLITEDATVSPTSGPLYDAMVETIHEFFPEATIVPTIAAGGSDLRFARNLGGVGYGFALHERERLFGDVLDQLHSHDEYVDVADVKLTTRAYRFLLKRFLGA from the coding sequence ATGAGTGAGGCTCAATTGGAAGACCAGGCCGTTGATCTGCTCGCGCGCATGGTGCGCAACGGGTGCGTGAACGACCTGACCGCGGACTCCGGCGAGGAAGTCCGCAACGCGGAGACCTTGGAAGAGTTCTTTGCGGCTGAGATCGCCGATGGAACCGTCACTCACCAGCGCTTTGAGCCGCACCCCGGCCGCGTGACCGTGGCGTTCACCGTTAAAGGCAGCGATGACAACGCGGAACCTCTTACTCTGCTTGGTCACACAGACGTGGTTCCCGTCGATGAGCCGAAGTGGACCCGCGATCCGTTTGGCGCTGAGATCGTAGACGGCAAGATGTACGGCCGCGGCACGATGGACATGCTCTTCATTACCGCCGCGATGGCGGTGGTCACCCGCGATGTCGCACGCTCGGCGACCCCGCCTCGGGGCACGCTGACGTTCGTTGCCTGCGCCGACGAGGAAGCCCGCGGCGGCCTGGGCGCCGGCTGGCTGGCACGCAATCACCCAGAGGCGATTAGCTGGAAGAACTGCCTGTCCGAAACCGGCGGCTCCCACCTGCCCGTCAACGACGGTTCCGACGCGGTGATCGTGGTCGTGGGCGAGAAGGGCGCGGGTCAGCGGCGTCTGAGCGTTCACGGGGATGCCGGTCATGGTTCTGCGCCATACGGGCGTGAGCTCACCGTGGGAAAGATCGGGGAGGTCGCCCGGCGCGTCGCCGCGGTAGAGCCCGACGTCGTGAGCGATGACATTTGGGAAGGCTACGTCAAGGCGTTTCGCTTCGATCCGGAGACGGAAGCGCAGCTGCTCCGCGGGGAAAATTACGAGGCACTCGGAGGGCTCGCGCGGTACAGCCACGCCATGAGCCACCTGACCATCGCGCCGACGGTGTTGCAGGCAGGTGGGGCGATTAATGTGCTGCCTTCCGTCGCTAAGCTTGAGCTCGACGTTCGGCCCCTACCAGGACAGAGCCAGCAGCTTATCGACGAGGGGTTGCGTGCGGCTCTGGGGGATCTCGACGTGGAGATCGAGCATCTGATCACAGAAGACGCGACGGTTTCGCCGACCTCGGGGCCCTTGTACGACGCGATGGTGGAGACCATCCATGAGTTTTTCCCTGAGGCGACGATCGTTCCGACGATTGCTGCCGGCGGGTCTGATTTGAGGTTTGCCCGGAATTTGGGTGGTGTGGGCTACGGTTTCGCCCTGCATGAACGCGAGCGATTGTTCGGTGATGTGCTGGACCAGCTGCACTCCCATGATGAATACGTGGACGTAGCGGATGTGAAACTGACAACTCGGGCATATCGTTTCCTCCTAAAACGCTTCCTTGGGGCGTGA
- a CDS encoding DUF885 domain-containing protein, with product MTAKRTPSLLDATCEAFVYDLAEISPTLGTELGLEGYDGELQDFSPNYWSAIADRIRELIADVDALNDGTDASDDEDDFDSIDELTAEILRERMSVELELHHQGENLRQLNNITSPVQEIRKALTVMPKDTADDLENVESRLRQVSASLAGYRESLAEAASQGDVASARQIDCVTSQCEALADDGSLLEDLGLAPDNDAVRTAKGAFADMGDWLSTELAPLAKHYDAVGRDRYELFSEYFLGRQIDLDEAYDWSLEELKKLVERQGAVAKKLYGDDVNVRGAYRRLDNDPGYSLTDSEVFVSWMQDMSDRLIDQLDGTLFTLPEELRTIECALGEAGHGGVVYAPPSEDLSRPGTLWWSTPGGETIHAWHELTKICHEGVPGHHVQQGIAMAQRNTLNLWRRTMNFNSAHGEGWSVYAENLMEEVGFFEDPAYEMGLLDSVRLRLARVAVDIGVHLRKQTPDGTGTWDVAYAKAFLRDNTAMNEARLGFELDRYLGWPGQATSYALGYRDWLDLRDAALAQGMSLKEFHDKALRLGSMPMDILRRHVLN from the coding sequence ATGACTGCTAAACGCACGCCGTCGCTGTTGGACGCGACGTGTGAGGCCTTCGTCTATGACCTCGCGGAGATTTCGCCCACGCTGGGCACGGAGTTGGGGCTCGAAGGCTACGACGGTGAGCTTCAAGATTTCAGCCCGAACTACTGGTCGGCGATCGCTGATCGCATTCGCGAGCTCATCGCGGACGTTGATGCGCTTAACGACGGCACGGATGCTAGCGATGACGAAGACGACTTTGATTCGATCGACGAGCTGACGGCGGAGATCCTCCGCGAACGCATGTCGGTGGAGTTGGAGCTGCACCACCAGGGTGAAAACTTGCGGCAGCTGAACAACATCACCTCGCCCGTTCAAGAGATCCGCAAGGCGCTGACGGTGATGCCGAAAGACACGGCGGACGACCTGGAAAACGTTGAGTCGCGCCTTCGCCAAGTTTCCGCGTCCCTTGCCGGTTACCGCGAGTCGCTGGCGGAGGCCGCGAGCCAAGGTGACGTCGCGTCCGCGCGTCAGATTGACTGTGTGACCAGCCAATGCGAGGCGCTTGCCGACGACGGGTCGCTGCTTGAAGACCTCGGTCTTGCGCCGGACAACGACGCCGTGCGCACGGCAAAGGGCGCGTTCGCGGACATGGGGGACTGGCTGTCCACGGAGCTGGCGCCGCTGGCCAAGCACTATGACGCGGTGGGCCGCGACCGCTACGAGCTGTTCTCTGAGTACTTCCTGGGCCGTCAGATTGACCTGGATGAGGCCTACGATTGGTCGCTGGAGGAGCTGAAGAAGCTGGTTGAGCGGCAGGGGGCGGTGGCGAAGAAGCTGTACGGCGACGACGTCAACGTGCGCGGCGCGTACCGGCGACTGGACAATGACCCCGGCTATTCCTTGACCGACAGCGAGGTGTTTGTGTCCTGGATGCAGGACATGTCAGACCGGCTGATTGATCAGCTGGACGGGACGCTGTTCACTCTGCCGGAGGAGCTGCGCACCATTGAGTGTGCTTTGGGTGAGGCCGGCCACGGCGGGGTGGTGTATGCGCCGCCGTCGGAGGACCTCTCGCGGCCTGGGACCTTATGGTGGTCGACTCCGGGAGGCGAGACGATCCACGCTTGGCACGAACTGACAAAGATCTGCCACGAGGGCGTTCCTGGCCACCACGTGCAACAGGGCATCGCCATGGCTCAGCGCAACACGCTGAACCTGTGGCGCCGCACGATGAACTTCAACTCCGCCCACGGTGAGGGCTGGAGCGTGTACGCCGAAAACCTCATGGAAGAGGTCGGCTTCTTCGAAGACCCTGCGTATGAAATGGGTCTGTTAGATAGTGTCCGGTTGCGCCTTGCCCGCGTGGCCGTAGACATTGGTGTCCACCTGCGCAAACAGACCCCGGACGGCACCGGCACCTGGGACGTGGCCTACGCGAAGGCCTTTTTGCGCGACAACACCGCGATGAATGAGGCCCGCCTAGGGTTCGAATTGGACCGCTACCTGGGCTGGCCCGGCCAGGCCACCAGCTACGCGCTGGGCTACCGGGACTGGTTGGACCTGCGTGACGCGGCGCTTGCTCAGGGCATGAGTCTCAAGGAGTTCCACGACAAGGCGCTTCGTCTGGGATCCATGCCCATGGATATCTTGCGCCGCCACGTGTTGAACTAA
- a CDS encoding alpha-amylase family protein, producing the protein MTQYKTIWWHVYPLGATGAPIRNRPEGDSDHRLRALEPWLDYLIELGCDGLLLAPIFESVAHGYDTLDHYSIDSRLGTNEDFDWLVEQCNTRGIKVMLDGVFNHVADSHPAVAEGLAGNTNWEGHGELATLHHDDQRVKDMVVDIMEFWLAKGIAGWRLDVAYSVPPEFWRDVIGRVREKYPDALFLGEVIHGDYAQIASDGTLDSVTQYELWKAIWSSLNDENFWELDHALTRHQAVSEQLLTNTFIGNHDVDRIASKVGHDKAILAAAILFTLPGMPSIYYGDEQGFEGIRGEGFAADDAVRPPLPATPDELSPLGQWVKREYQGLIGLRRRNEWLTTATVDVLDKTNETISYRLHADGHEMQVDLWLSPAPGVRIHSAGETLYEWTP; encoded by the coding sequence ATGACTCAATACAAAACCATCTGGTGGCACGTCTACCCCCTCGGCGCCACCGGTGCCCCCATTCGCAACCGGCCCGAAGGCGATTCTGACCACCGGCTTCGCGCACTGGAGCCGTGGCTCGACTACCTGATCGAACTCGGCTGCGATGGTCTGCTGCTCGCCCCGATCTTCGAGTCAGTAGCGCACGGCTACGATACTCTTGACCACTACTCAATTGATTCCCGCTTAGGCACCAACGAGGACTTCGACTGGCTGGTCGAACAATGCAACACCCGCGGTATCAAGGTGATGCTCGATGGCGTGTTCAACCACGTCGCCGACAGCCACCCTGCTGTGGCCGAGGGGCTGGCTGGTAACACCAACTGGGAGGGTCATGGTGAGCTGGCGACCCTTCACCACGATGATCAGCGCGTGAAAGACATGGTGGTTGACATCATGGAGTTCTGGCTGGCCAAGGGCATCGCGGGGTGGCGCTTGGACGTGGCCTACTCCGTGCCACCGGAGTTCTGGCGCGACGTCATCGGCCGAGTCCGCGAGAAGTACCCCGACGCGCTGTTCCTGGGCGAAGTCATCCACGGCGACTACGCCCAGATTGCCAGCGACGGAACGCTTGATTCCGTCACGCAGTACGAGCTATGGAAAGCGATCTGGAGCTCGCTGAATGATGAAAACTTCTGGGAACTGGACCACGCCCTGACCCGTCACCAGGCGGTCAGCGAACAGCTTCTGACCAACACCTTCATTGGCAACCACGACGTGGACCGCATCGCCAGCAAGGTCGGCCACGACAAGGCGATCCTGGCTGCAGCGATCCTGTTCACCCTGCCCGGAATGCCCAGCATCTACTACGGCGATGAGCAGGGCTTCGAAGGCATTCGCGGTGAAGGCTTTGCCGCGGACGACGCGGTGCGCCCACCTCTGCCCGCCACCCCAGACGAGCTGTCCCCGCTAGGGCAGTGGGTCAAGCGCGAATACCAAGGTCTCATTGGCCTGCGCCGACGCAACGAATGGCTCACCACCGCAACCGTCGACGTGCTGGACAAAACCAATGAGACAATCAGCTACCGGCTCCACGCCGACGGCCATGAGATGCAGGTAGACCTCTGGCTGTCTCCGGCGCCTGGTGTGCGCATCCACTCCGCCGGTGAGACGCTCTACGAGTGGACGCCGTAA
- a CDS encoding succinic semialdehyde dehydrogenase — translation MTTSLNTETITIKSPATGKVVGTTNYYDAEVAQQAIERARAKQGEWAKTPIAERKKIFLRFHDLVLKHQKEMLDIIQDENGKNRRSAFEEILDTALTARHYAYRTAKLLKPKSAKVALPIATKTQVQHSPVGVVGIIAPWNYPLSLAISDAIPALLAGNTVVLKPDSATPMSALRAAELMAEAGLPKDVFQVIPGSGRKVGQALVNGVDYLMFTGSSETGSQLAAQCGERLIGFSGELGGKNPLIVTADADPEKIVSGVRHACFSNTGQLCISIERMYVHRDVADQFIPAFIKSVEKMRIGAGHDWDTDMGSLISEDHADHVEEMVNDAVAKGATVLTGGKRLPELGPAFFAPTVLKDVPEDAELYRGEVFGPVVYIEVVNSHEEAIRRANDTSYGLNASIFGKPSTAREIASQIEAGTVNINEGYAAGWSSIGAPMGGWKRSGVGRRHADGGLLKYTEARTVAEQRIVPISGPTALDPEKWAGLLTVALKYGRDLMR, via the coding sequence ATGACTACCAGCCTGAACACTGAGACGATCACCATCAAAAGCCCGGCGACCGGCAAAGTCGTGGGCACCACCAACTACTACGACGCCGAGGTTGCGCAGCAGGCAATCGAGCGCGCCCGCGCCAAGCAAGGCGAGTGGGCGAAAACCCCGATTGCGGAGCGCAAAAAGATCTTCCTGCGCTTCCATGATTTGGTGCTCAAGCACCAGAAAGAGATGCTGGACATCATCCAGGATGAGAACGGCAAGAACCGCCGCTCCGCGTTTGAAGAGATCCTGGACACCGCGCTGACCGCGCGCCACTACGCGTACCGCACCGCGAAGCTGCTGAAGCCGAAGAGCGCAAAGGTGGCGTTGCCCATTGCAACGAAGACGCAGGTGCAGCACTCCCCCGTCGGTGTGGTGGGCATTATCGCACCGTGGAACTACCCGCTGTCCCTGGCCATTTCTGACGCGATTCCCGCGCTGCTGGCCGGCAACACGGTAGTGCTCAAGCCGGACTCCGCTACCCCGATGTCCGCGCTGCGTGCCGCTGAGCTGATGGCTGAAGCTGGGTTGCCGAAGGACGTGTTCCAGGTCATCCCGGGCTCCGGCCGCAAGGTGGGCCAGGCGCTGGTCAACGGCGTGGATTACCTGATGTTCACCGGTTCTTCCGAGACCGGTTCGCAGCTGGCCGCGCAGTGCGGTGAGCGGCTCATTGGCTTCTCCGGTGAGTTGGGCGGCAAGAACCCGCTTATCGTCACGGCTGATGCGGACCCGGAGAAGATTGTCAGTGGCGTGCGCCACGCGTGCTTCTCTAACACCGGCCAGCTCTGCATCTCCATTGAGCGCATGTACGTCCACCGTGACGTGGCGGACCAGTTCATCCCGGCGTTCATCAAGTCCGTGGAAAAAATGCGCATCGGTGCTGGCCACGACTGGGATACGGACATGGGCTCGTTGATTAGCGAGGACCACGCGGACCACGTTGAGGAGATGGTGAACGACGCGGTGGCAAAGGGCGCGACCGTTCTTACGGGTGGTAAGCGCCTCCCGGAACTGGGCCCTGCCTTCTTCGCGCCGACCGTCCTCAAAGACGTTCCGGAAGACGCCGAGCTGTACCGCGGCGAGGTCTTTGGCCCGGTCGTGTACATCGAAGTCGTGAATTCCCACGAGGAAGCTATCCGCCGTGCAAATGACACGTCCTACGGCTTGAACGCCTCCATCTTTGGCAAGCCATCCACAGCGCGCGAGATTGCGAGCCAAATTGAGGCCGGCACCGTGAACATCAATGAGGGCTACGCGGCGGGCTGGTCCTCCATCGGCGCCCCGATGGGTGGCTGGAAGCGTTCTGGTGTCGGCCGCCGCCACGCTGACGGCGGTCTGCTCAAGTACACCGAAGCCCGCACCGTCGCCGAGCAGCGCATTGTGCCGATCTCCGGCCCGACCGCGCTTGACCCGGAGAAGTGGGCTGGGCTGCTCACCGTGGCCCTGAAGTACGGCCGCGACCTCATGCGTTAA
- a CDS encoding AbrB family transcriptional regulator: MISARWCIVAPASIALGWLFASLGVPAAWILAAILCSGAMALGTGQDLPVSGHFYKLCRGVIGVLAAAPLAGVPLRDLAHYLIPGLVSAVVIIGIGFAGGLMLARHSGVSRETGVLSMLAGGASIMTMMASEFKADMRYVTLAQYLRVLAVSATLPFVASLLPAPGENHLTNAATPWWMWIAVLVIAVVGDPVARFLRIPAPSVFGPLLITAAIAAFSPVVIIPPTPLAVMAFLSIGWVCGGGINVPALKRFARLLPATIAFIIVIMSACAAMGVVISHWLGISYFEGYLATSPGAIETVLALSTEGGAGPAVIACQLIRLLCILVFAGALPTILRKL; this comes from the coding sequence TTGATTAGTGCCCGGTGGTGCATAGTCGCCCCAGCCTCTATTGCGCTGGGGTGGCTTTTTGCGTCCCTGGGGGTTCCGGCCGCGTGGATCCTCGCCGCGATTTTATGTTCTGGCGCGATGGCACTAGGAACCGGCCAAGATCTGCCCGTCAGCGGGCACTTTTACAAGCTGTGCCGCGGGGTGATTGGCGTGCTGGCGGCGGCGCCGTTAGCCGGGGTGCCGCTTAGGGATCTGGCGCATTATCTGATCCCGGGGTTGGTCTCGGCCGTGGTGATCATCGGCATCGGCTTTGCCGGCGGCCTGATGCTCGCTAGGCACAGCGGTGTCAGCCGGGAAACCGGAGTGTTGTCCATGCTGGCGGGCGGGGCGTCGATCATGACCATGATGGCCAGTGAGTTCAAAGCAGACATGCGTTACGTGACCTTGGCACAGTACCTGCGCGTCCTGGCGGTGTCCGCGACGCTGCCGTTCGTTGCGTCGCTGCTGCCGGCGCCAGGAGAAAATCACCTCACCAACGCGGCGACGCCGTGGTGGATGTGGATCGCTGTGCTGGTGATCGCGGTCGTTGGCGACCCCGTCGCGCGGTTTCTACGCATCCCGGCGCCCAGCGTGTTCGGTCCGTTGCTCATCACCGCGGCCATCGCGGCTTTTAGTCCCGTAGTCATCATTCCGCCGACACCGCTGGCCGTCATGGCGTTTCTGTCCATCGGCTGGGTCTGTGGCGGCGGCATCAACGTGCCCGCACTCAAGCGTTTCGCGCGTCTTTTGCCAGCGACGATCGCCTTCATCATCGTGATCATGTCTGCGTGCGCGGCAATGGGCGTGGTGATCTCCCACTGGCTGGGAATCAGCTACTTCGAGGGCTATTTGGCCACGAGCCCCGGCGCGATCGAGACCGTCTTGGCCCTGTCCACGGAAGGCGGCGCCGGACCAGCCGTGATCGCATGCCAGCTGATCCGCCTGCTGTGCATCTTGGTCTTCGCCGGGGCCTTACCGACGATCTTGCGCAAGCTTTAG
- the amn gene encoding AMP nucleosidase, whose product MERADSVEAAVDKLIALYSASCEKAREVLQSGAFEDYEQVRYPKISVTVKQWHPIDRAEPFGYVDEAGVYSAELSRPDLMQSYLRKQLECLTNNYDCEIEVGYSDTRIPPEYIDGVEGLSEVRRSVSSAASIPRPTLDEVHDAIVDGDWDVFHAAEKPLFHFGPQRFDIACARIQHYTGITVDTVQKFILFTNYDMHVREFVAFGIEQLLNDDSRYTALQLPNAQKITARDLQGVDAQQLKDVGIASKYQMPRIDLVTPNGDGVTMINIGVGPSNAKTITDCLAVLRPEAWIMIGHCAGLDARMRIGDLILGNAYQRHDHVLDSHLPVDLPIPAVPEIQRTLEKSVKKIYGDEEESLMRTGTVLSTGDRNWEWNSPKELWEWLRGSTAAAVDMESCTIAANGYRYRVPYGTLLAVSDLPLHAVPKLPAAAQAFYSNSKQAHVICAVRAMERLAKHPERLRTRKLRRAIGELPFR is encoded by the coding sequence ATGGAACGTGCGGATTCGGTTGAGGCGGCCGTCGATAAGCTCATTGCTCTGTATTCCGCGTCTTGCGAGAAGGCGCGTGAGGTGCTTCAGTCCGGTGCCTTTGAGGACTATGAACAGGTGCGCTACCCCAAGATTTCCGTGACGGTGAAGCAGTGGCACCCGATCGATCGCGCCGAGCCTTTCGGGTACGTCGATGAGGCTGGCGTGTACTCCGCGGAGCTCTCGCGGCCGGATCTGATGCAGAGCTACCTGCGCAAACAGCTCGAGTGCCTGACCAATAACTACGACTGCGAGATCGAGGTCGGCTATTCCGACACCCGCATCCCGCCCGAATACATCGACGGCGTTGAGGGGCTGTCGGAAGTTCGCCGGAGCGTGTCCAGTGCCGCCAGCATCCCGCGCCCAACCCTCGACGAGGTCCACGACGCGATCGTTGACGGTGACTGGGACGTTTTCCACGCCGCTGAAAAACCACTCTTCCACTTCGGCCCGCAGCGCTTCGACATCGCCTGCGCTCGCATCCAGCATTACACCGGCATCACAGTCGACACCGTGCAAAAGTTCATACTCTTCACCAACTACGACATGCACGTGCGCGAATTCGTTGCGTTCGGCATAGAGCAATTGCTTAACGACGACTCCCGCTACACCGCCCTGCAACTCCCCAACGCCCAAAAAATTACCGCCCGGGACCTCCAAGGCGTGGATGCCCAGCAGCTCAAGGACGTGGGAATCGCGTCGAAGTACCAGATGCCGCGCATCGATTTGGTCACGCCGAACGGTGACGGGGTGACCATGATCAACATCGGTGTGGGCCCCTCGAACGCGAAGACAATCACGGACTGCCTCGCGGTGCTGCGCCCGGAGGCGTGGATCATGATCGGCCACTGCGCCGGACTGGACGCGCGCATGCGCATCGGCGATCTGATCCTCGGCAACGCCTACCAGCGCCACGACCACGTTTTGGACAGTCATCTACCCGTTGACCTGCCGATTCCCGCTGTCCCAGAGATCCAGCGCACCCTGGAAAAATCCGTGAAGAAGATCTACGGGGACGAAGAAGAATCACTCATGCGCACCGGCACGGTGCTGTCTACTGGTGACCGCAATTGGGAATGGAACTCGCCCAAGGAGCTGTGGGAGTGGCTGCGCGGCTCCACCGCCGCGGCCGTGGACATGGAATCCTGCACGATCGCCGCCAACGGCTACCGCTACCGAGTGCCCTACGGAACCCTGCTGGCGGTATCCGATCTTCCCCTGCATGCGGTGCCGAAGCTGCCGGCCGCAGCCCAGGCCTTCTATTCAAATTCCAAGCAAGCGCACGTGATCTGCGCCGTGCGCGCGATGGAGCGCCTGGCCAAGCACCCCGAGCGCCTGCGCACCCGCAAGCTGCGCCGCGCGATCGGTGAGCTTCCGTTCCGCTGA
- a CDS encoding TetR/AcrR family transcriptional regulator — translation MASRTRTRLTVEQRRAEILDTAASIFDAAPFNEISTTQIATQCGISQGLIFHYFESKAGLYAAVLEQRFAHLRASIAQCTEGLPPNTPARETLKAAVGVYLDYIAQRPAAWVAETRGNDIPAEALFVRIDQRDRSVSQLRELLSGAMGHPRAEFAVTGFFGFVDAICVDWADAGCPVDKRHALIETALGALEGALGDWG, via the coding sequence ATGGCATCCCGCACACGTACCCGCTTGACGGTTGAGCAACGCCGCGCAGAGATCTTAGACACCGCCGCGAGCATCTTTGACGCTGCACCGTTCAATGAGATTTCAACGACTCAGATCGCTACGCAATGCGGGATCTCCCAAGGCCTCATCTTCCACTATTTCGAATCCAAGGCGGGGCTCTACGCCGCGGTGTTGGAGCAGCGGTTCGCTCACCTGCGCGCCAGCATCGCCCAGTGTACCGAGGGCCTTCCACCGAACACGCCCGCGCGGGAAACCTTAAAGGCGGCCGTAGGGGTCTACCTGGACTACATTGCCCAACGTCCAGCGGCCTGGGTGGCGGAGACGCGGGGCAATGACATTCCGGCGGAGGCTTTGTTCGTCCGCATTGATCAACGGGATCGCAGCGTTTCCCAGTTGCGCGAGCTGCTTTCGGGCGCGATGGGACACCCGCGCGCGGAATTCGCCGTGACCGGGTTTTTCGGTTTCGTTGACGCGATCTGTGTTGATTGGGCGGACGCCGGGTGCCCCGTCGATAAGCGTCATGCCCTCATTGAGACCGCCCTGGGCGCGCTTGAGGGCGCGTTGGGCGACTGGGGCTAA
- a CDS encoding ROK family transcriptional regulator: protein MSSTWSAYARPHTPAAKCLHLVRLNSVTSRSELVSATGLSQPTVTRAVSSLVESGFVVERADLAQSQGRGRPIIPIELADTGAIYAGIAVATASTYIALFDIKGRTIRETDVPTDVANLAQGDFIQHIMAALNRMLSDLKQPLATVGVTTSGSVTPDGVVTAPNLGWFGEDIGAQLQEQFSVPVTVTAAVAGIVGSEIQSTGSISTPPTMALYVDDSIGAAVSHETGVLPIAIDREDLTTQGMATKTGIAKLSDAVVAAHTNTSLRAALDQRIVQLGELAADLVNAHSPATLVVAGSAFTDDPKAPAIFARVARSNLPDPAERRAVNLRMIPTHREVVRDIARAVALDLVLREPLRVSRENV, encoded by the coding sequence ATGAGTTCGACGTGGTCCGCCTACGCACGGCCCCACACGCCGGCCGCCAAGTGTCTTCACCTCGTGCGGCTGAATTCGGTGACGTCGAGAAGCGAGCTTGTCTCCGCAACCGGACTGTCGCAGCCAACAGTGACCCGGGCAGTGTCCTCTCTGGTCGAGTCAGGATTCGTGGTTGAGCGCGCGGACCTTGCCCAATCGCAGGGCCGTGGCCGTCCGATCATTCCAATTGAGCTGGCGGACACGGGCGCCATTTATGCAGGAATCGCCGTGGCAACAGCGTCTACATACATCGCCCTGTTTGACATCAAAGGCCGCACGATCCGTGAGACCGACGTGCCCACCGACGTTGCCAACCTGGCCCAAGGCGACTTCATCCAGCACATCATGGCTGCCCTCAACCGAATGCTTTCGGACCTCAAGCAACCCCTGGCGACAGTCGGCGTGACCACCTCCGGATCTGTCACCCCCGATGGCGTGGTCACAGCGCCCAACCTGGGCTGGTTCGGCGAAGACATCGGCGCACAACTCCAGGAGCAATTCAGTGTTCCCGTCACCGTGACCGCGGCGGTTGCGGGGATCGTGGGGTCGGAGATCCAATCGACTGGCTCCATTAGCACCCCGCCCACCATGGCCCTGTACGTGGATGACTCGATCGGCGCGGCGGTCTCCCACGAAACCGGGGTCCTGCCCATCGCGATTGACCGGGAAGACCTGACCACCCAAGGGATGGCTACAAAGACCGGGATTGCAAAACTCAGCGATGCCGTGGTGGCGGCCCATACCAACACGTCCCTACGCGCAGCGCTTGACCAGCGCATTGTGCAACTCGGGGAGTTGGCTGCTGACCTGGTCAATGCCCATTCCCCGGCCACGCTAGTGGTCGCCGGGTCCGCTTTCACGGATGACCCGAAAGCCCCCGCCATCTTCGCCCGTGTGGCACGCTCCAATCTGCCCGATCCCGCCGAACGGCGCGCTGTCAACCTTCGCATGATCCCGACCCACCGCGAGGTAGTGCGCGATATTGCCCGGGCCGTTGCGTTGGACCTTGTTCTGCGGGAGCCGTTGCGTGTGAGCCGTGAAAACGTTTGA